The Gillisia sp. Hel_I_86 genome has a segment encoding these proteins:
- the rpoN gene encoding RNA polymerase factor sigma-54, producing MLKQQLNFKLSQKLSPQQIQLMKLIQLPTQAFEQRIKQELEENPALEDGKEDLDAEFDDEFSNDEYDNDDYDNDTIDADINVDDYLSDDEIPNYRLQANNYSADDEDKHVPYASGTSFAQHLKTQLSTFRLTEIQQEIADFLVGSVDESGYIRRTLQDIVDDLAFTQNVYTDEESVEKVLKKVQELDPAGVGARSLQECLLIQLKRKEATKEVSLATDLLEKSFDHFSKKHYTKLLAKHDISEDELRDAIDVIEHLNPKPGGAFAGNLRMVEHVIPDFAIKIVDGELELTLNGRNAPEMHISNDYSNMLKGYKESKEKTKSQKDAVMFIKQKLDSAKWFIDAIKQRQQTLMVTMSSIMNYQKEYFLSGDERNLRPMILKDIADEIGMDVSTVSRVANSKYVDTPYGTKLIKEFFSESMTNDQGEEVSTREIKKILEISIEEEDKRKPLTDDKLAKLLLEKGYPIARRTVAKYREQLDIPVARMRKEI from the coding sequence ATGCTAAAGCAGCAATTAAATTTTAAATTATCCCAAAAGCTCTCTCCTCAACAAATCCAGTTGATGAAGCTTATCCAGTTACCCACGCAGGCTTTCGAGCAGCGTATAAAACAGGAACTGGAAGAAAATCCTGCGTTGGAAGATGGGAAAGAAGATTTGGATGCCGAGTTTGATGATGAATTTTCTAACGATGAATATGATAATGACGATTATGATAATGACACTATAGATGCCGATATTAATGTAGATGATTATCTAAGTGACGATGAAATTCCTAATTACAGGCTTCAGGCAAATAACTATAGTGCAGATGATGAAGACAAACATGTGCCTTATGCCTCCGGCACTTCTTTCGCACAACATTTAAAAACACAATTAAGCACATTTAGGTTAACAGAAATTCAACAGGAAATCGCCGATTTTCTCGTGGGCAGTGTAGACGAAAGTGGATATATAAGAAGGACCTTACAGGATATTGTAGATGATCTTGCTTTTACACAGAATGTTTATACCGATGAAGAATCGGTTGAAAAGGTTCTGAAAAAGGTTCAGGAATTAGATCCCGCAGGAGTTGGTGCTCGTTCGCTTCAGGAGTGCTTGTTAATACAGTTGAAGCGCAAGGAAGCAACTAAAGAGGTTTCACTTGCTACAGACCTTCTGGAAAAATCTTTTGACCACTTCAGTAAAAAACATTATACCAAATTACTTGCGAAACATGATATTTCTGAAGATGAACTTAGAGATGCCATAGATGTCATTGAGCATTTAAACCCGAAACCAGGGGGGGCTTTTGCAGGAAACTTAAGAATGGTGGAACATGTAATTCCAGATTTTGCCATTAAAATTGTTGATGGAGAGTTGGAATTAACCTTGAACGGAAGGAATGCTCCAGAAATGCATATTTCGAATGATTATAGCAATATGCTTAAAGGCTATAAAGAGTCTAAAGAAAAAACAAAGTCGCAAAAAGATGCGGTTATGTTTATAAAACAAAAACTGGACTCTGCCAAGTGGTTTATAGACGCTATTAAGCAGCGACAGCAGACTCTAATGGTTACGATGAGCTCCATAATGAATTATCAAAAAGAATACTTTTTGAGTGGGGATGAGCGTAATTTGCGCCCAATGATCCTAAAGGACATTGCCGATGAGATTGGAATGGATGTTTCCACGGTATCCCGTGTTGCAAACAGCAAGTATGTAGATACCCCGTACGGGACTAAATTGATCAAGGAATTCTTTTCTGAATCTATGACGAACGATCAAGGAGAAGAGGTTTCTACCAGGGAGATTAAAAAGATCTTGGAAATATCCATTGAGGAAGAGGATAAGCGCAAGCCGTTAACCGATGATAAACTTGCTAAATTGTTATTGGAAAAAGGATATCCCATAGCTAGAAGGACAGTTGCAAAATATAGAGAACAACTGGATATCCCGGTGGCAAGAATGAGAAAAGAGATTTAA
- a CDS encoding RluA family pseudouridine synthase gives MKIIESHMVPAVATKIRLQEYAVGIFKMLPSKSGLKKAIKKEQILLNGKIAQTSDWIEEHQQIDYIQKEEKQLKVFQLKLEVVFEDDYLAVINKPAGYPTSGNYFKTIEHALHFNLKPSSQPDALPNPVPVHRLDNPTSGLLIIAKTKTAQLQLHQDFEEKKIQKTYIALVTGETPLKASIQTKIEDKEASTTYRTLRSFQYKEGIYSVLEVAPKTGRTHQIRRHLSSSGFPIVGDKLYGSGEDPFSKKGLYLAAIGLELRHPIDKTLLKLKVEIPSKFSRAIS, from the coding sequence ATGAAAATCATCGAATCGCATATGGTTCCTGCAGTTGCTACAAAAATACGGTTGCAGGAATACGCAGTTGGAATTTTTAAAATGCTTCCTTCCAAAAGCGGACTTAAAAAGGCGATTAAAAAGGAGCAAATACTTCTAAACGGCAAAATTGCTCAAACTTCAGATTGGATTGAGGAACATCAGCAAATAGATTATATTCAGAAAGAAGAAAAGCAATTAAAAGTCTTTCAATTAAAACTGGAAGTGGTTTTTGAAGATGATTATTTAGCCGTGATTAATAAACCTGCCGGATACCCCACAAGCGGAAATTATTTTAAAACAATAGAACACGCGCTCCACTTTAACCTAAAACCCTCATCGCAACCAGATGCATTGCCAAACCCAGTTCCGGTTCATAGATTGGACAATCCCACAAGTGGCCTATTGATCATTGCAAAAACAAAAACGGCGCAACTACAATTACATCAAGATTTCGAGGAGAAAAAGATCCAAAAAACGTATATAGCTTTAGTTACCGGCGAAACTCCATTAAAGGCTTCGATTCAAACTAAAATAGAAGATAAAGAGGCATCAACAACTTATAGAACACTAAGATCCTTTCAATATAAGGAGGGCATTTATTCAGTTTTGGAAGTCGCTCCAAAAACAGGCAGAACCCATCAAATAAGAAGACATCTCTCTTCTTCTGGCTTTCCCATTGTAGGGGATAAACTATATGGTTCTGGCGAGGATCCATTCAGTAAAAAAGGACTTTACCTTGCGGCAATAGGTTTGGAACTCCGGCATCCAATAGATAAAACTCTTCTAAAATTAAAAGTAGAAATCCCTTCAAAATTCAGCAGGGCAATTAGTTAG
- a CDS encoding MotA/TolQ/ExbB proton channel family protein: MKRLFSTLVIASIMLFGAAQANATINVNILPDNIQTIVQDDEAGLDTQEEDLGFHQKLKKRFIEGGAGFMGIVLLCLILGLAIAIERIIFLNLSTTNTKKLAQDVEDALNNGGVEAAKEVCRNTSGPVASIYYQGLDRADESIEAAEKAVVAYGGVQMGQLEKNVSWVSLFIALAPMLGFMGTVIGMIQAFDKIEAAGDMQPSLVAGGIKVALLTTVFGLIVAIILQIFYNYIIAKIDSIVNDMEDASILLIDMLVDYKNKKRI; the protein is encoded by the coding sequence ATGAAAAGATTATTTTCAACTTTGGTAATCGCTTCGATTATGTTATTTGGAGCCGCACAAGCTAATGCGACAATTAATGTAAACATCTTACCTGATAACATCCAGACGATTGTTCAGGATGACGAAGCAGGCCTCGACACACAAGAGGAAGATTTAGGTTTTCATCAAAAACTTAAAAAACGTTTTATAGAAGGTGGTGCCGGATTTATGGGGATCGTTCTTTTATGTTTAATTCTAGGTTTGGCCATTGCCATCGAGAGAATTATCTTTTTAAACTTATCTACAACAAACACTAAGAAATTAGCTCAGGATGTTGAAGATGCATTAAACAATGGTGGGGTAGAAGCTGCTAAAGAAGTTTGTAGAAATACAAGTGGGCCGGTTGCCTCTATATATTACCAAGGTTTGGATCGTGCAGACGAAAGTATTGAAGCTGCTGAAAAAGCGGTTGTTGCTTACGGTGGTGTGCAAATGGGACAACTAGAGAAGAATGTTTCTTGGGTATCTTTATTTATCGCCTTGGCTCCTATGTTAGGATTCATGGGTACGGTAATTGGGATGATCCAAGCATTCGATAAAATTGAAGCAGCAGGGGATATGCAACCTTCATTGGTAGCAGGTGGTATTAAAGTAGCACTTCTTACAACTGTATTTGGTTTGATCGTAGCGATTATTCTTCAAATTTTTTATAATTACATCATCGCTAAGATCGATAGTATTGTAAATGATATGGAAGATGCGTCTATCTTATTGATCGATATGTTAGTTGATTACAAAAACAAAAAAAGAATCTAA
- a CDS encoding ExbD/TolR family protein, translated as MSKFKKKKSGELPAVNTASLPDIVFMLLFFFMVATVMRQNTLMIENKLPFADQVEKLDRKELVMYIYAGKPSPRYQQKFGSEARIQLNDKFADIKDIQNFIYAERETKREELIPYLTTALKVDVETNMGLVSDIKQELRKAEALKINYTTRIGEVAKN; from the coding sequence ATGTCTAAATTTAAAAAGAAAAAGAGTGGTGAATTACCAGCGGTAAACACGGCTTCATTGCCAGATATCGTTTTTATGTTGCTTTTCTTTTTTATGGTGGCTACGGTAATGCGTCAAAATACTTTGATGATTGAAAATAAGTTACCCTTTGCAGACCAAGTAGAAAAGTTGGATAGAAAGGAATTGGTAATGTATATTTATGCAGGAAAACCAAGCCCTAGATACCAACAGAAGTTTGGTAGTGAAGCTCGAATTCAGTTAAACGATAAGTTTGCAGATATCAAAGATATCCAGAATTTTATCTACGCAGAAAGAGAGACTAAACGTGAAGAATTGATTCCTTATTTAACAACTGCCTTAAAAGTGGATGTTGAAACCAATATGGGATTGGTGTCTGATATTAAACAAGAATTAAGAAAAGCAGAAGCACTTAAAATAAACTACACTACCCGAATTGGGGAAGTAGCTAAGAATTAG
- a CDS encoding ExbD/TolR family protein, translating into MAKRSAPEINAGSMADIAFLLLIFFLVTTTMENDRGISRKLPPIQDENVEPPVIKQKNIFTVIVNRNNDLLVEDQVMQLSELRKAAMDFLDNGGGAGEDGCSYCKGARDPQSSDNPKKAIISLVNDRQTEYRTYISVQNELVAAYNELRNRESQRLFGMDYTEMEARYNDPNYRGNKDKMEKQIDQVKEMYPQLLSEAEPKSS; encoded by the coding sequence ATGGCTAAAAGATCAGCACCAGAAATAAATGCCGGCTCTATGGCCGATATAGCATTCTTGCTATTGATTTTTTTCCTGGTAACCACAACAATGGAGAACGATAGGGGAATCAGCCGTAAATTGCCCCCTATTCAAGATGAGAACGTTGAGCCGCCAGTTATTAAGCAAAAAAACATCTTTACTGTAATTGTTAACAGAAACAATGATTTATTGGTAGAAGATCAAGTTATGCAACTTAGCGAACTACGTAAGGCTGCCATGGATTTTCTGGATAACGGTGGAGGAGCTGGTGAAGATGGATGTAGTTACTGTAAAGGAGCTAGAGATCCACAATCATCAGATAACCCAAAGAAAGCTATTATCTCATTGGTAAATGATCGTCAAACTGAATACAGAACTTATATTTCTGTGCAAAACGAACTGGTTGCAGCTTATAATGAATTGAGAAACAGGGAATCACAGAGATTGTTCGGTATGGATTATACTGAGATGGAAGCTAGATACAATGATCCTAATTATAGAGGTAATAAGGATAAAATGGAAAAGCAGATAGATCAAGTAAAGGAAATGTATCCTCAGTTGTTATCTGAAGCAGAGCCAAAAAGCTCTTAG
- a CDS encoding porin family protein yields the protein MKRLLFFAFALFALGPSFSQTAVGDTLLKPIDSLYREDQLYVGLTFHLLTDLPETVAQSGFSGGLHLGFIRDFPINKRRNIAIGAGLGWSLNSYGQELFIGEDENNNTIFRNLSDPEVDYDTNRFSTQLLELPLEFRWRTSTPQSYKFWRIYTGFKLGYVYYFKSNFRQGSNQVIQTDVPELERLRLGTTFTFGYNTFNFHVYYSLNPFFKDAQLNNTPVGISTFKLGLMFYIL from the coding sequence ATGAAAAGACTTTTATTTTTTGCTTTTGCCCTTTTTGCTTTGGGACCTTCATTTTCACAAACAGCAGTAGGGGATACCCTTCTTAAACCAATTGACAGCCTTTATAGGGAGGATCAACTTTATGTGGGACTTACGTTCCACCTATTAACAGATCTACCGGAAACAGTTGCACAATCTGGATTTTCAGGAGGACTTCATCTTGGTTTTATTCGGGATTTTCCTATAAACAAACGTCGGAATATTGCTATAGGTGCGGGACTGGGTTGGTCCTTAAATTCGTATGGACAGGAATTGTTTATTGGCGAGGATGAAAATAATAATACTATTTTCAGAAATTTAAGCGATCCTGAGGTAGATTATGATACCAATAGGTTTTCTACACAACTCTTGGAATTGCCTTTAGAGTTTAGGTGGCGTACTTCTACACCTCAATCTTATAAGTTCTGGAGGATTTATACTGGTTTTAAACTTGGATATGTTTATTATTTTAAATCTAATTTTAGGCAAGGTTCCAATCAGGTAATTCAAACAGATGTACCAGAATTGGAAAGGTTGCGATTAGGCACCACTTTTACATTTGGTTATAATACCTTTAATTTTCATGTGTACTATAGCTTAAATCCTTTCTTTAAGGATGCTCAACTAAACAACACTCCCGTGGGGATATCTACCTTTAAATTGGGATTGATGTTCTATATTCTATAA